The Porphyrobacter sp. HT-58-2 genome segment GGTCGATCAACCCGGCTCGGCGCGCTTCGATCCCCTGCTGACCGATGCCTTGCGCCACTTCGCCGTCCACGGCCTTGCCTCGGCTGAGGCGGCGGTTGAATTGGCGGCAGAGGCGAGCGCGCGCGGGGATGGCGAAACCTGCGATCACTGGCTGGCGATCACCCGGATGTTCGACCGACGGCTGGCAGCGCGCACCGCCCGCGACCAGATCCCTGCCTGATCCCTTCAGCCAGAAACCCCGACGCACGCCTTTGCCCGGTGCCGTTACGGCGCTGCGCTACGGCGTTTGCCTGATGCGGCGGGCTGAGAGCATTATTGCAATTGCGAACTGATTGCAAAGATAGTTGGCGATCAAGCCTTTTTGGCGGTTGCAATCGCGTTTTGAGGGGCCTACCGCGCCTTTTGTAACGGGTGCCTGGCCGCTTGGGACGGGAGGCTGGCACCGGCGCCACGCTTGTTCATGCGCGCTTCATCGCTTCGTCCCGAAGGATCAGGGAAGGAAGTCCTCAGCAATGGCCCGCAAGAAAATCGCCCTCGTCGGCGCCGGTAATATCGGCGGCACGCTCGCTCACCTCGCCGCGCTGAAGGGCCTTGGCGACATCGTCCTGTTCGACGTGGCCGAGGGCATTCCGCAGGGCAAGGCGCTGGACCTCAGCCAGTGCGGCCCGGTCGAAGGCTTCGACGCCAGCATCACCGGCTCGAACGACTATGCCGATATTGCAGGCGCTGACGTCGTGATCGTCACCGCGGGCGTGGCGCGCAAGCCCGGCATGAGCCGCGACGACCTGCTCGGGATCAACCTGAAGGTGATGAAGGCGGTCGGCGAAGGCATCCGCGACAACTGCCCCGATGCCTTCGTGATCTGCATCACCAACCCGCTCGATGCGATGGTGTGGGCGCTGCGCGAGTTTTCGGGCCTGCCCGCCAACAAGGTCGTCGGCATGGCCGGCGTCTTGGACTCGGCGCGCTTCGCCACCTTCCTCGCGTGGGAATTCGGCGTGTCGGTGAAGGACGTGAACGCCTTCGTGCTCGGCGGCCACGGGGACACGATGGTGCCGGTGCTGAGCTACTCGACCATCAACGGCATCCCCGTGAAGGACATGGCGAAGATCAAGGGCATTTCCGAAGACCGCCTCGGCGAGATCGTCCAGCGCACCCGCTCGGGCGGCGGCGAGATCGTCGCGCTGCTCAAGACCGGCTCGGCCTTCTACGCGCCCGCCACCAGCGCCATCTCGATGGCGGAGGCCTACCTCTACGACCAGAAGCGCATCCTGCCCTGCGCGGTCGAGGTCAACGGCCAGTATGGCGTCGATGGCCTCTATGTCGGCGTGCCGGTGGTGATCGGCGCGGGCGGCGCGGAAGAGGTGATCGAGATCAACCTCACCGACGAGGAAAAGGCCAACCTCCAGGTCAGCGTCGATGCGGTCAAGGAACTGCTCGAAGCGTGCAAGGCGCTGGATAGCTCGCTGGCGTAATGGAATTCGTCGCAATCTTTCTCTTAGCCTACTTCGCGGCCCTGCTTTGGCTGGGTCTGAAAGGCTATTGGAGGATTGCGGCGGCCCTTCTTGCTCCGACGGGAATTTTGGCCGTCTGGATCATGGTTGATCAGTATGGCTTCGAGCGTCTGGTGGATCCCGGCTATCCCGGCATCAGCGTGCTCCTCATAGTCCCGTTTGTGATCGGCGCTTTGGGGTTCTT includes the following:
- the mdh gene encoding malate dehydrogenase, translating into MARKKIALVGAGNIGGTLAHLAALKGLGDIVLFDVAEGIPQGKALDLSQCGPVEGFDASITGSNDYADIAGADVVIVTAGVARKPGMSRDDLLGINLKVMKAVGEGIRDNCPDAFVICITNPLDAMVWALREFSGLPANKVVGMAGVLDSARFATFLAWEFGVSVKDVNAFVLGGHGDTMVPVLSYSTINGIPVKDMAKIKGISEDRLGEIVQRTRSGGGEIVALLKTGSAFYAPATSAISMAEAYLYDQKRILPCAVEVNGQYGVDGLYVGVPVVIGAGGAEEVIEINLTDEEKANLQVSVDAVKELLEACKALDSSLA